The Parvibaculum sp. DNA segment GGCATCGATTCATGCCGCTACATCCTGTCGGGCGCCGCGCCGATTTCGCCGGAGCTGATCCGCTGGTATTTCGCGCTCGGCCTCTACATGGCCGAAGGCTACGGCCAGACCGAAAACGCCGGCATTGCGACGATCCCGCAGCCCTTCGGCGCCTACAAGTTCGGCCTTGTCGGCAAGCCGGTGCCGAACACGGATTTGCGCCTCGCCGAGGACGGCGAAATCCTGATGCGCGGTCCGCATGTCTTTCTCGGTTACTGGAACAAGCCCGACAAGACCGCCGAAACGGTGGTCGATGGCTGGCTGCATACCGGCGATATCGGCGAGATCGACAATGAGGGTTGGGTGCGCATCACCGACCGCAAGAAGGACATCATCATCACGGCCGGCGGCAAGAACATCACGCCGTCGGAAATCGAGAACGAGTTGAAGTTCTCGCCTTATATTCAGGACGCCGTGGTGATCGGCGACCGGCGCAAGTTCCTCTCGGCGCTCATCATGATCGACCGCGACAATGTCGAGAAATTCGCGCAGGACGCCAATGTGCCTTTCTCCGATTTCCGCAGCCTGTGCCGCGCGCCGGAAGTGCTGGAGCTGTTGCAGGCCGAGGTCGACCGCGCCAACAAGAAGTTCGCACGCGTCGAAACGGTCAAGAAATTCCGCGTCATCGAACACCAGATCATGGCCGAGGACGACGAGATCACTGCGACCGGCAAGCTGAAACGGTCGCTGGTCAACGAGAAATATGCGACGCTGATCGAGGGCATGTACAAGGGAGAAGCCGCATGACATTGACGCAAACCCGGACCGCGCTGGCGGCGGGCCTTCTTCTCGCCGCGGGATATGCCCTGCCGGCGCAGGCAGAAACGCAAGGCGTCGGCCAAACCGAAATCGTTCTCGGCACGCATCAGGACCTTTCCGGCCCGCTGACCTCGTGGGGCGTGCCGGTGCGCAATGGACTTTTGATGGCCTTCGACGAGATCAATGCGGCGGGCGGCGTCCACGGCCGCCAGATCCGCCTCGTTGTCGAGGACACGGGCTACGACCCGCGCCGTGCGGTGCTGGCGACGCAGAAGCTGCTGAACCGCGACAAGGTTTTCGCGATCATCGGCGCGCTCGGCTCGCCCACCGTCATCGCCTCGATGCCGCTGGCGCTCAGGCGCGGCGTGCCGGTGCTGTTTCCGTTCACCGCCGCCGACCAGACCTACGATCCCTACCATCCGCTGAAATTCGCCTCGAACATCCCCTACGTTCATGCCATGCGCATCGGCACGCGCCACTTCATCGAGAACGAAGGCGTGACCCGCATCGGGCTTCTCTATCAGGACGACGAGTTCGGCCTCAACGTCAAGCGCGGCGCCGAAATCGAGGCGGCGGCCCACGGCCTCGAAATCGTCGAAAGCACGACCTACAAGCGCGGCGCTACCGACTTTTCGAGCCAGATTGCGCGGCTGCGCGCGGCGGATGCCGAGCTGATCGTTCTCGGAACGGTGGTGCGCGAAACGATCGGTGCGATGCAGGCGGCGCGCTCGCTGGGCTGGGACCCGATCGTTCTCTGCTCGCAGGCCTGTTACACGCCCGAGGTTCACGATCTTGGCGGCGACACGGTGAACGGCGTCTACGCGGTCAGCCAGACGCCGATCCCCTATCCCGACGATCCGAACCCGAAGCTGCGCGAATGGGTGACGAAATATAACGAGCGCTTCAATCTTGTCGCCAATGTGCAGGCGGTGGCCGCCTACACGCTGGCGCGGCTTTTCGCCGAGGCGCTGGAACAGGCGGGCCCCGAACCGACCGCCGAAAGCTTTACCCAGGCGCTGGTCGACATGGAGCCCTGGGTCGACCCCGATCTCGGCGGCGTGCCGATCGACTTCAACGAAGGCGACCATCTCGGCACCAAGTCGGGCTTTCTCGCCCAGATCAAGGACGGACGCTGGATCACGCTGACTGGACCGATGTCGGTTGAGGCGGACGGCTGAGCGCGCTCACTCTTCGCGGCTGACGATGAGTTCGCGACCGTCGATGCTGGCGCGCGTCAGATGCGCAACGGCGTTGAAGTAAGCCGACTCGACCTGCACCCTGACCGGAAGCAAGAGGCTCGGGCCGTCATCCGCGCCGTTGCCGCCGTCGAAGCGCGCGAGCCACACGGTTGCCGGCCGTAGCGGATCCTTGGCGCGGCGGATGTGCCATTCGCGGGTGAAACCCGATTTCGGCTTGTAGGCGACCTCGCAGCGCCAGGCTTCGCCCGCAAACTCGCCGGCGGCGCGCGGCTCGAGGCGGTCGGTTGCGCGCATCGAGAAATCGAGCTCGTAGACGCGCCGCCCGTCGAAGACCGGCACACGCGACGCGCAGGGCGCCTTCGTGCCCGTCAGCGCCGCATAGATCGACGCCGTCAGCGGATCGACCGCGCCGGCCATCGCCTTCGGATCGATCGGCGATTGCTCGGGCAGCATCTCAGGCTCGGCCGCGACGTCATAGGTGCCGTCGGCGGCCAGCGTCATGTCGATGGAGCGGTCGCCGAAGCGGCCCTTGTAGGCCTGCATGTAACGCTGCATTTGCGGCCCGGCGCCGGTCAAAGTCCCGTGCGCCTGCGAGGTCAGGCGGCCGGGAAACAGCCGCTCGACGAGGCCTTCGGTCACGACATTGGAGGCGATTTCGTAGCGCCCGCCGCCGAGCTCGGCCTTTGTGTCGAGCGAGAGAATCAGCAGGCCGCCGCCATAGACCTTGTAGGTGAGGTCGACCGCTGTGGCGGGCGCGGCCGCGGGCGTTGCAGCGGCCGGCGCGGCCGCAATCAACAGGGCGCCGACCAGCAACGGCGCGACGCGCCTTGTCCGGCCTTTCGGCAACCGCGATGGCAGCGATACATTCGCCATAATTTTACCCGTCGACGCCAGACCCCCGACAGCGGAGCCCGTCAGAAGGGTAGCGCGCCCGCGCCGCGGATCAAGCGGCCGAAGCGCCGCTTTCATGGGCCCGGATGGTGGCGAGGAAGATGCCCGCGAAATCGCGTAGCTTGGCCGCGCCGACGCCGTTGACGACCGCGAACTCGTCCTCGGTGCGCGGCTGTTTTGCGGCCATGTCGGCGAGCGTCCGGTCGGAAAAGATCACATAGGCCGGCACCTGACGCTCGCGTGCGAGGCGCAGGCGCAATTCCTTGAGGGCGGCAAGCAAACCCGCCGCCTCGTCGCTCATCGGCGCCGCCGCCTCGCTCCGCCGCGTCACATGCTCGGCGCGGTAGAGGAAGGTGCCCTCGCCGCGGATCAGCGCCTGACCCTTTTCGGCGATCGTCAATCCGCCATAGCCGCCGATATCGACGGCGAGAAAACCGGCCGCCGTCAATTGCCGGATCAGCGCCTGCCATTCGGGCTTGCGCCGCGCGGCGCCCGCGCCGAAGACCGCGAGATCGTTGTGTCCGCTCGCGGCGATTTTTTCGGTCTCCGAGCCGCGCAGAATATCGATCACATGCGCGGCCCCGTAGCGCTCGCCGCTCTGACGGATCGCGGCGAGCACCAGCTTTGCCTCCGCCGTGCCGTCGGTGAGTTCGGACGGGTCGAGGCAGGTGTCGCAGTTTCCGCAAGGCGCCGACGTCTCGCCGAAATAGGACAGCAGGATCTGGCGGCGGCAGCCGGGCGCTTCGCAAAAGGCGAGCAGGTGATCGAGACGGCGATGCTCGCGGCGGCGGCGCTCTTCGCCCGCCGCTTCCTCCTCGATGAAGGAACGGCGCATGCGGATGTCGGCAAGGCCGAACAGCATATGCGCTTCCGCCGCTTCGCCGTCGCGCCCAGCGCGTCCGATCTCCTGGTAATAGGCTTCGAGACTGCCGGGCAGATCGGCATGCACGACGTAGCGCACGTCGGATTTGTCGATGCCCATGCCGAAGGCGATGGTCGCGACCATCACGATGCCGCGTTCGGTCATGAAGCGGTTCTGGTTGGCCTCGCGCGCTTCCTTGCTCATGCCGGCGTGATACGGCAGCGCCCTGAAACCTTCGCCGGCAAGAAATTCGGCCGTCTCCTCGGTCTTGCGCCGCGACAGGCAATAGACAATGCCGCTGGCGCCCGCGTGACGCCCGACCGTGTCGAGAAGCTGGCGCTTCCATTCCTTCTTCGGCGAAACGGTGAGGCGGATATTCGGCCGGTCGAAACCGAGCACCAGCGTTTCCACATCGCCGCCGAAAAGCCGCGCGGCGATGTCGGCCCGCGTCGCCTCGTCGGCGGTTGCCGTCAGCGCCGCGATCGGTACATCGGGAAAGATGTCGCGCAGGCGCGCAAGGCCCTCATATTCGGGCCGGAAGGCCGGGCCCCATTGCGAAATGCAATGCGCCTCGTCGACGGCGATGAGCCGGACGTCGAGCCGTTGCAGCGCCGCCAGCATGCGCTCCGTCATCAGCCGTTCGGGCGCCAGATAAAGAAGCCGCGTTTCGCCGGCGGCGGCGCGCCGCCACGCGGCCACATTGTCGTCGCGCGATTGCGCGGAATTGATGCTGTCGGCGGCGACGCCGGCGAGCCGAAGCGCCGAAACCTGATCCTGCATCAGCGCAACAAGCGGCGAGACGACGATGGTAAGCCCGCCCCGGACAAGCGCCGGCACCTGGAAGCAGAGCGACTTGCCCGAGCCCGTCGGCATGACGGTGAGGAGGTTGCGGCCGGAAAGCAGCGTCGCAACGGCCTGCGCCTGACCGGGACGGAAGGCGTCGAAGCCGAAAACATCTTTCAGGATCTGCCGCTCGGGCGTGCGCGTCGCGGCGGGGGCATTCATCGGGGACAATATCCGGGAAGGAGAAGGCGAATCGGTGCCTTACCGTCGCATGCAGGCCACGCTTTGAAAAGCCGCGCGCTGCGGCGCCGGTCACACGGTTGTGATGCGCGCGCGGCCCGAAATAGCGGCGCAATTGTTCAATTCAACGGAAATGCCGGTCACTATGCTCCGCTACATGAAGCCTTGCCATGGGAGGACCGGATGAAGCTCAACATCAACGGCAGGGCGGTCGATCTGCCTGCAAGCGTCGCGGATGATCCGCTGCTCTGGGTGCTGCGCGACCGGCTCGGCCTGACCGGCGCGAAATTCGGCTGCGGCCTCGGCGTCTGCGGCGCCTGCACGGTGCATCTCGACGGCGAGGCGGTGCGCAGTTGCCTGGTGCCGGCGGGCGATGCCGAAGGCGCGGCCGTCACCACCATCGAAGGACTGGCGGGCGAAGACGCGGCGCTTCATCCGGTGCAGCGCGCCTGGATCGCCGAGAGCGTGCCGCAATGCGGCTACTGCCAGGCGGGGCAGATCATGTCGGCCGCGGCGCTGCTGGCGCGTGTGCCGCAACCGGGCGACGCGGATATCGATGCGGCGATGGCCGGAAATCTCTGCCGTTGCGGCACCTATGACCGCATCCGCCGCGCGGTGCGCCGCGCTGCCGCCGAGGGAGAGCGGGCATGAGGACGACACGCCGGAGATTTCTCGCGGCCGCAGGCGGCATCACGGTGACGGTGGCGCTGGGCGGCTGGACGCTGAACCCGATCCCGCCGCTGCCGCCGCGCGGCAATCCTTCGCCCGCCGACGCGCTGGGCTGGCTGCGCCTCGGACCGGACGGACGATTTGTCGTTCACTCGCCGCGGCAGGAAATCGGCCAGGGGATTTCGGTGTCGCTGCGCCAGATCGTGGCGGAAGAATTGAACGCTTCCCTCGATCTCGTCGACGCCGTGCTGCCCGACACGGCCGGGATCGCCGTGGCGCGCGCCACCGTCGGTAGCGAAAGCATTTCGGCCTTCGGCGAACCGCTGGCACGCGCCGCCGCTATCATGCGCGAGGCCTTGCGTGCCCGCGCGGCCGACGAACTCGGCGTCGCGCCCGGCGCGCTTGCCGAAACCGGAACGGGCTACGCGGCCGGGGAGCGCGAAATCAACTTTCCCGCGCTCGCCGGCGGCGAAGCGCTGCTGCTTGCCGACGAGGGACAGGACGTGACATTGCGCAGTTTCGATACCGCGCGCGAAAGGCGTCATGTCGGTCGCGCCGCCGTCACCGACCGCATCGAGGAGATCGTGACCGGCAAGCCGCTCTACGCCGCCGATGTGATGCTTCCCGATATGGTCTATGGCGCGATGCTGCGCGCCCCGCGCCTTGGCGCGCGGTTGCGCGATGCGGCCGGCGAAAGCATTGCGGACGGCCGGCTCTTTCGCCTCGACCGCGACGCCGGCATTGTCGCCAACAGTTTTCCGGCCTTGCAACGCGCGCTGGAAGCGGTCGAGACGCAATGGGATGACGGCGCGGGCGCGACGCAGGAGGCGATCGACGCGGCAATCGATGTCGACCGGCTGCTGGCGCGCGGTGCGCTGGAACACAAACTGGCGGATGGCAAGATGCCGCCGCGCGACGACTGGACCGTCGATCTGCGCCTCGACATTCCGATGGCGGCGCATGCGACGATCGAACCGCGCGCCGCGGTGGCGCGCTGGAACGACGACGGGCCTGTAAGGCTCGACGTGTGGACGGGAACGCAGGATGCGTTCTTCGCCCGCAGCGTGCTGGCGCGCGAGTTCGGGCTGAAGGAGAGAGAGGTCGCGGTGCATAGCTGCCGGGTCGGCGGCGCCTTCGGCGCGCGCGGCATCTGCCGTCAGGAGATCGAAGCGGCGCGTCTGGCGCAGGCCGCCGGACGGCCGGTCAAGGTGCAATGGAGCCGCATGGAGGAGTTCCAGCAGGGGTTTCACCGCCCGCCTTCGGCGCATCGCGTCCGCATCCGCGTCGGCGACGACGGCCGCATCGCCGATTGGTGGCATGCCTTCGCGTCGGGTCATGTGATATTCACCTCAGCCGCAATGCCGCCCTGGCTGCAAAGGGTGACGAGCTTCGTCACCGATCCGGGCGTCGCGCGCGACGCCGTGCCGCCCTACGCCGCGGCCAATCTGCGTGTCGAATGCGCCGACATCAGATTGCCGGTCGATACCGGTCCGTGGCGCGGCCTTAGCGCCGGGCCCAACGGCTTTGCCATCGAGACGGCGATCGACGCGGCAGCGCGGGCAAGTGGCCAGGATCCGCTGGCGTTCCGGCTCGCCAATATCGCGCCTGAGCATGTGCGGCTGCGCCGTTGTCTGGAGCGCGTGGCGCTGCTGGCGGGCGTAGCCCCCGAAAGCACGCTGCGCGGCCGCGGCTATGCCTGCGGCATCTACAAGCAGGTCAGCTACATCGCCGTCGCCGCCGATGTCGAGGTCGATGCGGAAACAGGCGCTGTGCGCGTGACGCATATGTATGCGGCGCATGATTGCGGCGTCGTCGTCAACCCGGACCAGGTGCGGGCGCAGACGGAGGGAAACCTTGTCTGGGGCATCGGCATGGCGCTGAGCGAGAATCTCGGCATCCGCGACGGTCGCGTCGGCGCCGATCATCTTGGCGAATACGTCATCCCGACGATCGCCGAAATGCCGGAAATCGCCATCGAGTTGATCGACGAGGATGGCGACGCGCCGACCGGCGCCGGCGAGACCGGCATCATCGCCGCCGCCGCCGCCATCGGCAATGCACTGGCCGACGCTACGGAGCGCCGGCTGACGGTACTGCCGATGACGCCCGAAAGAGTGCGCGCGGCGCTGGCCTGATCCTTGTTGCCGCCCGCGCGCCGTGGGATAAAGCGGCAGGGACAGGCGAGGGCAATCATGCGATTTGTGACATTCGAGGTGGCGAGCGCGGCGCGGCTTGGGCTGGTCGAGGGCGGCGAGGTGGCCGATCTCGGCGCTCGCGCGCTGATCGACGCGATCCGTGCCGGCAAGGACGGGCTTGCGGCGGCGGCGAAGGCGGCGGGCAATGCGCCGCGCCTGTCGCTCGACGGGCTGACCCTGCTGCCGGTCATTCCGCGCCCCGGCAAGATCATCTGTCTCGGCCTCAATTACGCCGAACACGCTGCCGAAGGCGGGCGCGAGAGGCCGGACTATCCGAATTTCTTCATGCGCTGCGCGACGTCGCTGGTAGGCCACGGGGCGCCGGTCGTTCGGCCGCGCGTTTCCGAGCAACTCGATTTCGAGGCGGAGCTGGCGGCCGTCATCGGCCGCACGGTGCCGCGCCATGTGGAACGCGCCAGGGCACTCGATTATGTGGCCGGCTACAGCTGTTTCAACGATGTGTCGGTGCGCGACTATCAGCGGCGGACGCCGCAATGGACCATCGGCAAGAATTTCGACGGCAGCGGACCCTTCGGCCCGCTCTTCGTGACGGCGGATGAACTGCCGCCGGGCGCGACGGGCCTCGCCATCGCCTCGCGGCTCAATGGCGAGACGATGCAAAGCGCCAACACGCGCGACATGATTTTTCCGGTCGACGAGACGATCGCGCTCTTGAGCGACTGCATGACGCTCGAAGCCGGCGACGTGCTGGTGATGGGAACGCCGGCGGGCGTCGGCTTCGCGCGCACGCCGCCCGTGTGGATGAAGCCCGGCGACCGGATCGAGGTCGAGATCGAGGGCGTTGGCCTTCTCGCCAACCCGATCGCCACCGAATAGAACCCCTTTACTCGGCCGGATGCGCGACCGCGCCGGATCGCGACGAGTGCCCGCGACGCGACCGGAGCGTCGACGGTGCGGCCAGCAGCACCGGCACCAGAACCAGCGTCAGCAGTGTCGAGAAGCCGAGGCCGAAAATAATCGCCGTCGACAACTGCACCCACCACACCGCGACCGGGCCGCCAAACACGATCTCGCGCGCCGCGAAATCGAGATTGATCTGCAGCGCCATCGGCAACAGGCCGAACATCGTGGTGATGGTGGTCAGCATGATCGGCCGGAGACGCTGCCCCGCCGTGCGCAACACCGCCTCGATCACATCCATGCCTTCGCGAAGCAGGCGCTGATAGGTGTCGATCAGCACGATCGAATTGTTCACGACGATGCCCGCCAGCGCGACGATGCCGGTGCCCGTCATGATGACGGAGAAAGGCTGGCCAGTGACCATCATGCCGATCAGCACACCGACGGTCGACAGCACCACCGTCGAAAGCGTCAGCACCGAATGGTAGAAGCTGTTGAACTGCGTCAGCAGGATCACGAACATCAGGAACAGCGCGCCGATCAGCGCCCCGCCAAGGAAGTTGGCGGATTCCTCCTGCTCTTCGCTCGCGCCGCGGAAACGGATGCGAATGCCCGGCCCGAAATCCTGCGCCTCGATCCATTCCTGTATCTCGCGCGTTTTTTCGTCGACATTGATCTTGGCTTCGGTCTCGCGGTCGAAGGCGGTGTTGGCCTTGATCGTGATCTGCCGAAATCCGTCGACGCGCTCGATGGAACTGACCTGCGGTTGCGCCGTGCGCTTGACGAAATTCGAGATCGGCACGAGGCCGCTCTGCGTCTGGACGCGCAACTGGTCGAGCTGGTCGAGCACGCGGTAGGAGTCCGGGAAGCGGGCACGGATGTCGACTTCGTCCTGCGCGTCGTCGGGACGGTACTTGCCGATCAGGATGCCGTTGGTGACGAGCTGGATCGTCGCCCCGACCGATGTCACATCGGCGCCGAAGCGCCCGGCGAGTTCGCGGTCGACCGTCATCACCCATTCGATGCCGGGCAGCGGCCTTCCATCCTCGACGTCGAGCAGCCCGTCGACATTGCGGTCGAGATGTTCGCGGATTCGGGTGGTTGCTTCCAGCAGCCGCGTATAGTCGCTGGACGTCAACTGGATCTGGATGTCCTTGCCGGTCGGCGGGCCTTCCTCGAGCTTCCGGAGTTCCACCTTGATGCCCGGAAGCTTGTCCGTCTGCTGGCGAATGCCGTCGAGAATGACAGCACCCTTGGCGCGCTCCTCATAGGGTTTCAG contains these protein-coding regions:
- a CDS encoding DUF3108 domain-containing protein; this translates as MANVSLPSRLPKGRTRRVAPLLVGALLIAAAPAAATPAAAPATAVDLTYKVYGGGLLILSLDTKAELGGGRYEIASNVVTEGLVERLFPGRLTSQAHGTLTGAGPQMQRYMQAYKGRFGDRSIDMTLAADGTYDVAAEPEMLPEQSPIDPKAMAGAVDPLTASIYAALTGTKAPCASRVPVFDGRRVYELDFSMRATDRLEPRAAGEFAGEAWRCEVAYKPKSGFTREWHIRRAKDPLRPATVWLARFDGGNGADDGPSLLLPVRVQVESAYFNAVAHLTRASIDGRELIVSREE
- a CDS encoding ABC transporter substrate-binding protein, with protein sequence MTLTQTRTALAAGLLLAAGYALPAQAETQGVGQTEIVLGTHQDLSGPLTSWGVPVRNGLLMAFDEINAAGGVHGRQIRLVVEDTGYDPRRAVLATQKLLNRDKVFAIIGALGSPTVIASMPLALRRGVPVLFPFTAADQTYDPYHPLKFASNIPYVHAMRIGTRHFIENEGVTRIGLLYQDDEFGLNVKRGAEIEAAAHGLEIVESTTYKRGATDFSSQIARLRAADAELIVLGTVVRETIGAMQAARSLGWDPIVLCSQACYTPEVHDLGGDTVNGVYAVSQTPIPYPDDPNPKLREWVTKYNERFNLVANVQAVAAYTLARLFAEALEQAGPEPTAESFTQALVDMEPWVDPDLGGVPIDFNEGDHLGTKSGFLAQIKDGRWITLTGPMSVEADG
- a CDS encoding fumarylacetoacetate hydrolase family protein, giving the protein MRFVTFEVASAARLGLVEGGEVADLGARALIDAIRAGKDGLAAAAKAAGNAPRLSLDGLTLLPVIPRPGKIICLGLNYAEHAAEGGRERPDYPNFFMRCATSLVGHGAPVVRPRVSEQLDFEAELAAVIGRTVPRHVERARALDYVAGYSCFNDVSVRDYQRRTPQWTIGKNFDGSGPFGPLFVTADELPPGATGLAIASRLNGETMQSANTRDMIFPVDETIALLSDCMTLEAGDVLVMGTPAGVGFARTPPVWMKPGDRIEVEIEGVGLLANPIATE
- the recQ gene encoding DNA helicase RecQ gives rise to the protein MNAPAATRTPERQILKDVFGFDAFRPGQAQAVATLLSGRNLLTVMPTGSGKSLCFQVPALVRGGLTIVVSPLVALMQDQVSALRLAGVAADSINSAQSRDDNVAAWRRAAAGETRLLYLAPERLMTERMLAALQRLDVRLIAVDEAHCISQWGPAFRPEYEGLARLRDIFPDVPIAALTATADEATRADIAARLFGGDVETLVLGFDRPNIRLTVSPKKEWKRQLLDTVGRHAGASGIVYCLSRRKTEETAEFLAGEGFRALPYHAGMSKEAREANQNRFMTERGIVMVATIAFGMGIDKSDVRYVVHADLPGSLEAYYQEIGRAGRDGEAAEAHMLFGLADIRMRRSFIEEEAAGEERRRREHRRLDHLLAFCEAPGCRRQILLSYFGETSAPCGNCDTCLDPSELTDGTAEAKLVLAAIRQSGERYGAAHVIDILRGSETEKIAASGHNDLAVFGAGAARRKPEWQALIRQLTAAGFLAVDIGGYGGLTIAEKGQALIRGEGTFLYRAEHVTRRSEAAAPMSDEAAGLLAALKELRLRLARERQVPAYVIFSDRTLADMAAKQPRTEDEFAVVNGVGAAKLRDFAGIFLATIRAHESGASAA
- a CDS encoding molybdopterin cofactor-binding domain-containing protein — protein: MRTTRRRFLAAAGGITVTVALGGWTLNPIPPLPPRGNPSPADALGWLRLGPDGRFVVHSPRQEIGQGISVSLRQIVAEELNASLDLVDAVLPDTAGIAVARATVGSESISAFGEPLARAAAIMREALRARAADELGVAPGALAETGTGYAAGEREINFPALAGGEALLLADEGQDVTLRSFDTARERRHVGRAAVTDRIEEIVTGKPLYAADVMLPDMVYGAMLRAPRLGARLRDAAGESIADGRLFRLDRDAGIVANSFPALQRALEAVETQWDDGAGATQEAIDAAIDVDRLLARGALEHKLADGKMPPRDDWTVDLRLDIPMAAHATIEPRAAVARWNDDGPVRLDVWTGTQDAFFARSVLAREFGLKEREVAVHSCRVGGAFGARGICRQEIEAARLAQAAGRPVKVQWSRMEEFQQGFHRPPSAHRVRIRVGDDGRIADWWHAFASGHVIFTSAAMPPWLQRVTSFVTDPGVARDAVPPYAAANLRVECADIRLPVDTGPWRGLSAGPNGFAIETAIDAAARASGQDPLAFRLANIAPEHVRLRRCLERVALLAGVAPESTLRGRGYACGIYKQVSYIAVAADVEVDAETGAVRVTHMYAAHDCGVVVNPDQVRAQTEGNLVWGIGMALSENLGIRDGRVGADHLGEYVIPTIAEMPEIAIELIDEDGDAPTGAGETGIIAAAAAIGNALADATERRLTVLPMTPERVRAALA
- a CDS encoding (2Fe-2S)-binding protein, whose translation is MKLNINGRAVDLPASVADDPLLWVLRDRLGLTGAKFGCGLGVCGACTVHLDGEAVRSCLVPAGDAEGAAVTTIEGLAGEDAALHPVQRAWIAESVPQCGYCQAGQIMSAAALLARVPQPGDADIDAAMAGNLCRCGTYDRIRRAVRRAAAEGERA